In the genome of Nymphaea colorata isolate Beijing-Zhang1983 chromosome 9, ASM883128v2, whole genome shotgun sequence, one region contains:
- the LOC116261085 gene encoding hypersensitive-induced response protein 4, with product MGNSFGCICIDQASVGIIERWGRFERLAEPGLHFVNPFIGQCLAGVLSTRLSYIDVRIETKTKDNVFVQILCSIQYRIVRVNADDAFYELQNPKEQIQAYVFDVVRAHVPRMSLDELFEQKDDVGKAVLDELEKVMGAYGYNIEQILMVDIIPDASVRRAMNEINAAQRLQLASVYKGEADKVLQVKKAEAEAEAKYLGGVGVARQRQAITQGLRENVLDFSHTVPGTSAREVMDLIMITQYFDTIKDLGNSSKNTTVFIPHGPGHVRDISDQIRNGLLEAASVTDVNIG from the exons ATGGGAAACTCGTTCGGCTGTATCTGTATCGACCAGGCAAGCGTGGGCATCATTGAGAGATGGGGGCGTTTCGAGAGATTGGCGGAGCCAGGCTTGCACTTCGTCAACCCTTTCATCGGCCAGTGCCTTGCAGGCGTCCTCTCCACCAGGCTTTCCTACATCGACGTCCGTATCGAGACGAAGACCAAG GATAACGTGTTCGTACAAATTCTATGCTCTATTCAGTACCGTATTGTCAGGGTTAATGCGGACGATGCATTCTATGAGCTGCAAAACCCCAAAGAACAAATTCAAGCCTATGTTTTTGATG TTGTGAGAGCACATGTGCCAAGGATGTCGCTGGATGAGTTGTTTGAACAAAAGGATGATGTCGGCAAGGCCGTGCTGGATGAACTGGAAAAG GTAATGGGAGCTTATGGATATAACATAGAGCAGATACTGATGGTTGACATCATTCCAGATGCTTCTGTGCGTAGAGCGATGAATGAGATCAACGCAG CTCAAAGGCTGCAGCTTGCCAGTGTGTACAAAGGAGAGGCGGACAAGGTACTTCAGGTGAAAAAGGCAGAAGCCGAGGCAGAGGCGAAGTACCTTGGGGGAGTTGGGGTAGCACGCCAACGGCAGGCAATTACCCAAGGCCTACGGGAAAATGTGCTGGATTTTTCCCATACGGTCCCGGGAACATCTGCAAGGGAGGTGATGGACCTGATTATGATAACTCAGTACTTCGATACAATTAAAGATCTCGGCAATTCGTCAAAGAACACCACAGTCTTTATCCCACATGGCCCAGGACATGTGAGAGACATAAGCGATCAGATACGCAATGGTTTGCTGGAGGCTGCAAGCGTCACGGATGTAAATATTGGCTGA